The following nucleotide sequence is from Salvia miltiorrhiza cultivar Shanhuang (shh) chromosome 7, IMPLAD_Smil_shh, whole genome shotgun sequence.
ttaattaaaagatttaaacgatttcattttttttgcttttcgaTTAATGAAACTCAAACGAACTGGGGTCcaccttaattaaaaaataaaaataataaaaaaaaattctaatggTGTTAAGCTTCGTTAAGTAGCAAGGGGATATATGATGCGATTTTATCAtattgaggtagtaaacaactcTGATCCTGATTATATGGTTCTATAGACGATAGAGTTGCCACCGAAGGGGGAAATTTGGTACTTTAACACTGTATAAAACCACCCAATTAATTATTCAAAACAATCTATCAAAATTATCCACTTTCTCGAACACCTATATTGTATATTCATTTtgttataattaattgtatGGGTACACGTATGAGAATAATTCAGATTTGCAATACATTTTTCAGgtccaacttttttttttggcattttAGGTACAAATTTgattgaatttaatttgataaCGATTTTTCCACCAACTTCATTGAATTCCTAACTTCTACACCAACCTAAGTTTCAGGCGCATTTATTTATCTCTTTTTATCCCCACTGCATTTTCTataaggctgcgtttactttgatggataaatttatccatgaaaaatgatggataacaaaaatttatgcctttaaatgtctcctttcttttccaacatttgacataaaaacatttttccttctttattttcacttcaagggtggataatattatccatccattttctgtgtgataatattatccatccttgaagtgaaaataaggaagaaaaaatgctCTTGTGtcaaatgtgggaaaagaaaggagacatttcaAGGTACAAATtattgttatccatcattttccatggacaaatttatccatcaaagtaaacacaccctaagtTGTAGGCACAATATCAGCACATTTTTCTATACTTCCCGAGCGCATTTCTCTCTCGTTTCATGATCTCCTCGCGACATTTTAATTTCTCTTGTTCAATAGGACAAGGGGAAAGGGGAAAAAAACATTTATTTTCATGTTTCGAATCAAGCTAAACTAGTATATAGGagtactttattactttctttgttcatgaaatataattatattagaGAATGAACACGAGTTTCAATAAAATTGttataagtataataaatttataatttgtagGGACAATATtagtacaaaaataaataaaaaaaagtagaataaaaatatattattagataaaaaaaatagaataaaagttcaatttatagttaaatataggAGATCAGATATGATGTGAAGATTCcaaaaataaatgaaactaCTTTTGGTGAATTAAGAAAAGGATaagtagaattttttttttcgtgaaCCCAAAATATACGATTCACGACAATATTGATCAAATTTTTAATGGGAGATTATGCTGAAGTCACCTTTTTGGGTTCACTAGTGTTCCAACTACCCTTACATTTCTTTTGTAAACATGGATATTCATAGGTGGTGTTCGGTGCCTTAAACAAAATAATAGGGAGATATAATATGGGTAAGTCATGATTGAATCTTGGCCAAAAAAAGATGTTTGGTTGGATGGTTAACgcttatataattgaacacatGTTTGGTTTGCAAATTTACTAATACACCCCTAAAACATCTGTTTTAAAAaagagcatatatatatatgttagttTAAAATTGTTGTTACAAATTATTactacaatatttttttttatcttatttatttCCTATTATGGAATGAGAATTtgtttagagcatccgcatcggttacacgatagcggcttactcgtgtaaggctgctatcgtgtaaccgatgcAGCCCATTGTTACACGAGGGCTATatgttctatcgtgtagccctttTCGACCGTTAATCttggcgcgtgtaaaacacgcgccatttaaaaaaaatgagaaattgaaTTTGACTGCCTCGTTTTGCGTGTTTTGTtgatcgatttttttatttttatttttcctcttctttttattctctttttcttcttcttcttcctcactttctttcttccaccattttcttcatcttcctcacttCTTTTTTCATCATCTCTCTACACCttccatggatccacacaacccagcTTACTATGACCTAAATTGGTGTCCCGATCTATCCGACGAATATCATCTCCATCCGGCGAGGAGATGCCTTCGGCAGCCCATAGTGccgccaaaccgaagaaaggTAGCTGGATGAAAGAAGTCGCCCACAAGATCCGGCAAGACAGGCAGGCGtcggtggcggaggaggagtGGGCGGAGGATGACGGAGGAAAGACTGtccgtcatacctacacccCTGAGGAGACGGacatcatcgtccaaatttggatggaggagacaaacgacgccatccgtgggacaaatcaaaaggGGTACGATTACTGGAAGAGGATCGTCGCCCGTGTCAACCCCATCATCGGCGCCAACCTCAAGCACCGCCAGATTCAAGGGCACTGGACCCGAGTGGCCCAAGAGGTGCGGCTGTGGGAGAGTATTTGGGTGGAGGCGCGCAGCCGGTGGTCgtccggccattctgacgatatgctcTAGGACAAGGCCCAAACTCTTTTCAAAAGTCGGAGCGCAAATAACGCCTCCTTCAACTACTGGAATAAGTGGAAAATTCTCCGGAACAAtcacaagttcaagtcgatgtacctcgagggagacgtgcattcctccaagaggcCAAAGACGACAGAGGAGGGCGCCTTCACCagctcggcgtcgggcgaggagatctcgtctgcccggtcgattgggaacaaggcggcgaaggcggtgaaagtgaaggggaaggggaaggcgtcAAGCTCCGAGCAATCATCGGAGTACAAAGAGGCATTGGAGCGGTCCGACCATaacttgaaaaaaatcaccgccgagtatgccaaaaagaacgagctcaaggagaGGGAGCCCGATATGCAACTCCTCAGTCTGGATACGACGCATATGAGCGATGCACAAATGATGGCCCACGAGCACATGGTTCAAgaaatgctcaagcgtcgtggacttatctagactaggattttaatttatgtaatttaaattatgtttttaattttttaatgtaattttttggttttttattttaatgaaattttaattattagtaaaatgtgttatttaaatttgagcaattaaatttaagtaaaaagcataaaaatcaaaactaaaactatcatgtaagctatcatgtaaccccactgcagcatctttacaccatgtggtctcCCCTtataaagtaggctatcatgtaaccccaatgcggatgctcttaacaGTTCAAGTAAAAAGCAATTAGAGTTTCGTATTATCACAACTCTATCacacaattaataaaatatcctCCAAAATGTCATATACATAATTTAATCAACAcgcatgaatttatattttagaaagaaatgcAATTTATTCAAAGCCTAATAATGAGTAGTAAATACTCAGATCATAATGCAAATAAAACATTCACAAATGTACAATTATTTCATACATTGCACTAATTTATACCAAAAAAGTGAAGGGCAAAACAGTAACCAACGAGAATGATTAAATTAATCGAAGGGGCGAGGCTCCTACTAAAAAACTGGAGACTAATCATCATGAATAATATCTTGAATTAAGTTATGGATCTGATACTATCAACCGAACACGAGCTTCAGTAAATCATGGGCTTTTATTAGGTGAACCTAACATGCCCATAGAATTTGGGCTTCTAGTCTCTTGACTTGGTTTGATCTTATCTATAATATATTGAAAAGTCAACAttcaattgaaaatcaatttcatAATTGAGTGGCAAATTTGTGATTATAGTAAAaattaagatttatttataatatatatattttttattttctttttctttaatttcttatttttctattttatttttttcctaaaaattatgaaattcgtgataatctttaatttgatatgcatatcaaatattttataattagtcgaatttcacaattttagaaaagaaataaaatagaaaaataagaagttaaagaaaaaaaagatgtataacttataaataaaccattaattttattataatcacaaatttgccactcaattttgaaattaatttaaaattgaaaactccctttttaatataactagcatttgcatcccgtgcaatgcacgggaaaatattttttattttttatatttatataaaaattaatactaatttaattatcatactcataaatataataaaatttaattttaactaaatatatttgaattgaatattaaaaaatttaaaaataataagaatttacaattataaaatttgatattatgaaagcaaaaaaagtttaaaaaaatactaataaaaaaattaaaaatatattttttttctcaaaaagatgagaaatgcgagagaaaattataaaattttaatatttaaacaaatttaatttttacattttaaatcaaatatttacataaaacatatcaaattaaaactcttatcgtgatctttaatttgatatgcatattaaatattttataattaatcgaatttcacaattttggtaagaaataaaacaacaaataataagttaaagagatgaaaaataaaaagaaaattatagtttaaacataaacttttaattttattataactactttttatttaattttattttataacaaCATATTAGTAGTTTATTTGTTCAGTTGACCGTGGATTGTATAAATTCATTTGAATGGTTTtttgtctaattaattaatagataataGATTTGGTTTAATTAGTGAACGTGGGATTGTATAAATTCATTTTAATGGTTTtttgtctaattaattaatagataataGATTTGGTTTAATTAGTGAACGTGTGAAATGAATGGGAcgtgaataatatatttataaccttcatattaaaagtattttcaaaattgccattgaaatcaatttcaaattgatttgaaatcaatttctaattgaaaactgctgttttaatatagtatagatatagatatagatagatGTCCATTCTTCCATTTttcaaactattttttttttacaaatctcGTGTGAAATGGTGCATTGGTGGACAAATATCATTCTATGAAATTCACTCCCATTTAGTCATTTGTGTGTATTAGTGGATAAATATCATTCTACTAAATTCTTTTGAGTGGATTATCTAGTTGAATCTATATAACTTTTTACTAATTATATCTTGATAACATTTTATTCTTGCACGATAactaaaatcattcaattcaatggattttttttttacttattgaCAAAAGTATTCAGTGCGAACTTCTGTATGTGAACAATGAGGTCTAGAGTAAACCTAATTTATGAGCACATGACAAGGCTTAACTAGAAGTGAAGAtaccatacatatatatatacatatcaaaCACAATGAAGTTaatacaaattaaaaagaaCTATATGGTAAATTGAGTCAATAGCAAATAAATTATGCTATGAACAGCAGCTGGGATGCTgcataaaaacatatataacataCGTACGTACACAATAAAAACAATTAATAATGCGAAATTCCAAACGAAATAGAGAGAGCTAGTCAAATAAAGTAAAGAAGCAAAGTGAGTAACACAACACGTATATCAAATCAACATAACCTCACATCCTTAAAGCCTCGTTTGATTAATAGATAATTTTTCCAATATAATAACCTTTGCAGTTGGGGAGGATCTTGGCATTCCTCGCACCTTCTCTTCTACCATCAACAACACCTTACGAGCATCTCTACACTTTCTAAGACGAAACACCATCTCGTCGAGAGAGGGTGCGTTTTCCAGGAGAATCTCTATAAATGGAATAATTGAGGGGTCGTCTGCATCCCAAGTCATATCAACTCTCTTTAGATGAATCAGTGAGGAGATGGGGAATGCCGTCTCAGCATTGATGGTATTAAAATCCTTCAACCCCTATAAAGGAAATTAATTTAGTACTAAAAAAGATGTCAAGCCAAACTGAATAAAATGACTAAGAAAAGCAAAAGAGGAAGCTTAGAAATTAATAGTATTATGGTTtacctcaaaaaaagaaaaaagagaaattaaTATGGTAAACATAATATTGGCTTATTCCACGTCGACACAGAGTGTATTAATTTTCCTTTTAGGATATGACTTTATTCTTAAAAGTGAATAAAAGAGAAACCTGTTGTAGTCGATGAAAACTTAACATCTTCAACTTTGGGAACAACTCAAGAAGATCAAGGACATCAAGAAGACCAACATGATTGCTTAAGCTTGTGTGTTTTAGAACCTCAGCATTTGTTAAGCTTGTGTGTTTTAGAACCTCAGCATTTGGAAACAGAACAACCatatctttcttcttcttcagggAGAGAAGCAACTGCAGATACAATACAACATGAGGAGATCACCAATTCATGTTACTAAGCTAGCTAGTGCATAGAAAATGAAATAGTACTATGAAAAGAGAAGCGGAATTTATATATAAAGACATGAATATGCATAATTTGTCCAATTCGACTCTTTCATTATATTAATGCGAACAAGAAATCAAACCTTAATGTTCAACAACGTTAATGTGACCTTCTTGACATGGCAGACGCTTCTCAAAAGTTGATAAAAAGGATCAAAATGCCGATCATCCGCACCATAATATTTCTCGAAACAAGCTTCAGTCAAAGAAGGGACATTGCACAGAAAACTAGCACCATTATAAGTGTATACGTGAATTCGTAAAGTCAAAAGATTAGGAGCCGAAATCGTGATCACTCCCTTTATTTTAGCATAGCGGATTATGAGCGTCTCCAAACTGCGAGATGTGATATTGAAGTTTCCATCAATTTCAACGGAACTCAAACTCATATTTTCCAAGCGAGGGGCGCCCAAGAGAATTTTGTTTATGCCGTCAGCCCACGAGGGAAACGGAGCAAGAATTGATAAAGTCTCGAGTTGATTCAACTGCACGCTCCCCTCGATTTCCAAGGAACAATATTGAAGGTGTAGTGTTGTAATGGAGGAGCATGAATACAAACTCTGAGGTCGGTAGTATGGGATATAATTGGTATATAAAGTTAGCTCTTCCACTTGTTTCTCCACCGCAAAAAGCAGCCACGATTCAACGTCGCTACTAGTAGATAAAGAATCCCAACAGCGGAGATGAAACCTCAGGAGCTTGGCACCTCGCCATTGTGCAACAACCCCACAAATAAACTCTGGATTTTCGTTTCTGAACACAAGGCAGGGGACGGTGGTCCACAGATCTTTCCAGCGTTTCGACAGAATGGTTGTCCTAACAACATCTCTCGTCGACGGCAACAACGAAAGAATCGAAAGTATTAAGGAATCGGGTAACTCACTGAGTCGATCGTAGCTGTCGGGAATCCGAGGAAAGTGCGAGGAAGCCATTGtgagaaggaaagagaaaaggaGAAGAAGTTAAGAAGATAATTGGGGGAGGAGCTAGGGTTTTCTGAAAGGGGAGAAAAAGAATTCAATTTATAGTACTGCATTGGCTAACAAAAGTCcgttttcagaaaataaattatttaattatttcattatttattaCGTGTATAACTggatttttcttcttcaaaaatcTACGTTTTCAGAAATTCAAAAGCATCTTTTTCTCTAAATGAATCTGTCTCGGTGGTTGGAACTATGGATTTATACCGCTCAAATTCATACCTATTAATTTCTATTGGATTTAATTGTGAAggttttacttttttttttcatattatctTTCTactattttattgttttgattttttttatatttacataatttaattaataataaaatatttaatttaatatatactatatcaaacatcaatatttgtattttcttttctttaaaatatgttatttaaatgattttttttatttaattgatttttctatatatatatatatataatatgacgAAATTGATGTCTTCAAATTTTAATGTGGAAGTATGTAGAAGTTACTTTTGGTGGTAATATATACTAAAAACTATCCAATTATTCAAAATTATCTATCAAAATTATCAACTTTCTTAAACAACTACATTATATATTCATTTCATTATTTAACTAATTGTTTGGGTACACACATGGGAATAATTCAGATTTGCAGTTAATTTTTTAGGTGTAATTTTTTTAAGGCATTTCAGGTACAAATTTGATTGAATTTAATTTCACAAAGATTTTCTCATCGACTTCATTGAATTCCCAACTCCTACCAACTTATTTCAAGCGAATTTATCTATCTTTCATTTTGTTGATAGGGTATTTggcttaaatttattttaaagagtttataaccccttaaaatttataaataatttttataatttattgaattaaaataattgaatttataagctatagataaaaattttaattacagcgacaaaatcaaagaaaaatgaaattaaaatgatagtgatgaaaataaaaaattatactaattaatttatttttgtaaaatgggTGTTGCTTATCGgttaataagaaaataaattagaatagagtAACTTAtttttgtgtgcgtgtgttggccaagtggTAAGAGGTTAATGTCTAATGTCAAAGGTCctttaatactataatttatataaaaaaaaattattttttggaaacttatttttataatttataaattttttaaaatttattttatcaaacggTTTGAAAGAATTTATAAACTCACCCAAATACCGTCTAAATTAGTCGCATTTTCTCACTTGTAGGCACACAATATGACAATATCAACGCATTTTCTCTACACTTCCCAAGCGCATTTCTCTCCCATTCCATTTCCTCGCAACATTTAATTTCTCTTGTTAAATCAGATGAGATCATCTGTCCCATACTATAGTatgtatcatttttaattttttcattttataattattttttgtaaaaataaattttattattatattataaactctaataaaTACTTATCactaaaaaattgaaatttacaaaattatatactctaactttgaattaatgaacccaaataatctattattaatttaaataaatataaaaaaataattataaaccctaagtAGACGAGTGAACCcttgataattatttttatattattttaaagcataataaatttaaattaaataaaaaaataattaaaaattataacataataacAGTGGTACATAATAGTACATACTATATTATGGGATAACGGAAAAGAAGCAACATTTTTTCATGTTTCGAATAAAACGAAACTTGTATACTTTATTACGATGAAATTGACCAAAAAAATTTATGTGAGATCATGTTAAAGTTACCTTTTTCGGTTCACTAGTATTCCAATCGACTCATGTTGAAATCGACTCCATGCATCACGCAGACTCGTTCATGTTGAAATCGACTCAATGAGTCACCGGACTCGTTAATCCTCACGTTTCTTTTGTAAATAAGGATATTCTTAGAATTTGGGTCCCAATCTCTCGAGTTTAGAAGTTACTCATATCTGTATTTTAAAATACAACTAGTATACGCCCATTagtgcgatgcacgacggacgtcaaaatttaacgataaatttaaataaataataaaaaaaaatcaaaatattatcttttaataaaatataataattcacatcaattacttaataaaatcttgaatttaaaaatgtaaattttcaatttataaaaagtgtaatgataattataggtattaaataaatttaaaaattattcaataataaaaatttacattatgcatatattattcatcataataaatagtaattttatacacaaatataaataaaaagttataaatttttaataaagagaaagcaaataaaatatttaaaatctttcataacttattcattctaaatttatttttgatgatttttatactatactgcatattgattattttttcatgatcaaatttgatgacgtttagaaaataactattcaatataaaaaaggaaaaagaaaaaaatagtgaaaaattttgtggaagaagagagaaaaagaaagggaaaaaatggaggaaaaaaactcatcttttatatactccctccgtcccattccaataagctcattttcctttttggaatgTCTCACTTCAATAAgctcactttcttttttggataaaaaagttgtacttaattggtgtgaaccacaccactttcctactaaaaagtaagttttcttaatctctgtgtcaaaaaaaaatgagtctattggagttttagtaagttttcttaatctccgtgcccaataGACTCAAATGagtctattggagtgggacggagggagtaatagattTGTTTGATCTTATATAAACCTTATATATGTCGATACATTTTATGTTTAtatctggaaacaaattaaaCCAGAATAATTAACTAGAATTAGAGTTTTCAATGTCAAAGAGCTAGGAGAAGGAGGGCTAATTCTTATACCACGCAATACTATCATTAATAGCTTTTGCTAGACGAGCTAAAGTGTGGGCTGCTCATTTATGCACAAATCAACATAACGAAGTAAAGATAAACTGAAAACTAATTTATAGCAAATTGCGTCAAAATAGTTAATTATGTTGCTACTTAAAAACATGCCATAGCATACACAATAAAGCAAACAAGAAACAAGTACATAAAATAAACAACTACATAAGAACAAATGTGACTTCCTTTCTAATAACCTCTTTGATTAATTGAGCTCAACCACAACAACCTCAGCAGCTGGGGAGGATCTTGGCATGCTTCGCACCTTCTCTTCTACCATTAAAAAGGAGCGACGATCATCTTCAGACTTTATAAGACGAAGCACGAGCGTGTGAAGAAAGGGAGCATTTTGCAAGAGAATTTCAATAAATGGAATTATTGAGGGGTCTTTTGCGGACCAAATAATCACAATTGTATTTAGATGGAGCAGCGAGGGACGGGGGAATGTCGTCTCAACAATGGGATTAAAATCCTGCAAAAGCTATGAAAGAAATGAATTTAATTACTCACGAAGATGTTATTAATCCAAAAACCCCCAACCCCCAAAATTGAATTAAAGCAAGAGAAGCAGCTAAGTAGAAAGAGCTTCAAGTGCATGATAAATATACCATATAAGTGAATAAAAGAGAAACTAACCcggaattgaaaaataaataacatcttCAGCTTAGGAAACATCTCAAGAAGATCAAGAAGCTCTAGAAGATCAAGATGACCACGTGCATCCATGCCCTGGTGTCTTAGATACTCAGCATTCGGAAATTGAACAACCATATCTTTCTTCTTCGAGGCGAGAAGCAACTGCAGGTACAACAtgcaaattaataacaaaaGCAGAGCACGAAAGTTAAATTGCACTAACTAGTCCAGTTcaactttttaattgtattaATCATATCATAAGCCAATAATGGGAATAAGAAATCAAACCTTAAGGATCAAAGCCGATAATTTGAGCTTCTTAACATGGCAGATGCTTCGGAGGAGGTAATAAAACGTTTCAAGAGGGGGATCATACACCTCACAAAATCGACTAAAAGAAGCTCTAGTCAAAGATGGAACATTAAACAAACAACTACCACCATTAACAACATTTGCTCTCCAAATTCGTAGAGTTAAGAGATTAGGGGCCCAAATTCTCAGCAATGCCATTATGTCAACATCAACCCGCCAATGGCGGTTGTGGATTATGAGCTTCTTCAAACTAGTAGATCGGATACTGAAGTTTTCAGTAATTTTACCAATAGACAATATCATCTTTTCCAAGTGAGGGGCACCCAAGAGAATTTTGTTCATGGCATCAGCACACGAGGAATTCGGAACTTCAATAAATAAACTCTTGAGACGATTCCACTGCACACTCCCCTCAATCTCCAACAAAGAACAAGCAAGGTGTAATTCTGTAATGGATGAGCATGAATACAAACGCTGAGGTGGTCGGTAACGGACATTGGTCCCAAAATCTACGTATAGCTCTTCTACTTGTTTTTCGACCGCAAAAAGCAGCCACGAATCAAGATCACTTGCACGAGCCGaataaataatcaaagaaaTGTAGAAGCTCACGATCTTTGCACCTCTCCAATTTGCAAGAACACCACAAATAAAATGTTGATTATCACGTACAAATTTCAAGCGGGGCACAGTGGTCCAAAGATCTCTCCAACGTTTGGACAGTAGTGTTGTCCTAACAACATACCGCGTCTCCAACAGTGAAAGAATCATAAGGATTAAGGAGTCGGGAAACGCACTTAGTCGATCACAGTGACCATAAGACTGCCACAAATCCATTACTACTTTAACTGTGCACTCAAAAAGACCAACTTTCTAAGATGTAATTTCAAGTAGGAAAGTAATGTGTTGAGAGATAGCAGCCCACAACAACGAGATCGAGTGTTGGCCGTGGCTGATGAGTGATGACCAGAAGCGACTTACAACTTACCCTAGAATTAGCACGAAATCATTTGGAGAGATAATCAGtcaaataacaaaattagaAGATCCAAGTGCACATATATTTATCCCATAACTACCAGAAAAGAAGGCAAGTAGTGCAATACAATTAAGACAGAAGATGCACACTCTTTCAAATTTAGGACTAAATAATACTATTAACACATTCCTCCAGAAAATGTCACAACTATCAGCTGCCGATGGATTAACTTTTTTTAAACAATTTCCTTCTATTTCTCACAAAGCAAGTCATTACGCTTAAAAATGTCAAAACTGAACAACAAAATTCCAATACAAAAACAAATACATATACCGAAATACACTATCAATAAATTGATAAACTAAATAagcaaaaataattataagaaaACAGAGTTTGGCACACTTACCACTTGTTGATCAATAAGGCTCGAGGAAGGCATTGATGAATTCAATTCCATTTCTCTGTAACCAGCATAAGAGTTTCAGAGTAAAATTAGAGAGTAACGTATTGAGATAATGAGAGATAGCAGCAAACAAGCATGGGATTTTACAGAAGTAATTTCTGACACCCAAAGCTCCTCAGTAATCTTTGGGATATTTGGTGTTGCCATGAGTAAAGATAGTCTGATCTGACTGGAACGAAGAGAATTGCGTATAGGGGAAGttaaatttttcagaaaaagCAGCAAGAAATTAAAGTCTTTGATACGCCTGAAAACCCACAAGCGGTAAAAATGCAGACGATCCCAAAAGTAGATTCTTGAAAAGAAAACAATTGTTCTCACCTCCTCCACCAGCAAGTACAAAAGtcttattttttctctctctctctgtgtgcCATATTCCTCCCCAAAAAAGACATAGCAAAGAACAAGATGAATTTTTGTTTAAATAGTTGAATTTATTACgatcgaatatatatatagtttcacTTAAGTAAGTATGTAATAGATCTAGGCTATTACTTGtaattttctgaaaattataatgtgatttgaaggAATTTTGGATAAAAGATCGAGAGAACAGAGAAGTAAGATAGAATTTGGGAGGAGGCGAAAGAGAGAAAAGATAATTTCATTGCTTAGGTTTTTCATTTCATGCTAGTACACTTTGGACTAAAGTTGctaaatgcaaaaatataagtactgaaaatcaaataagaatAAATGGTAACAAGTGTGCCACTGCCACATGTCACCAGATCTTGCATTTGGACCATTGCTCTCTTAGACTACATTTACTAATGACCTCACCGACGGGTCatcaaataaaacaaaatgAATGATTGCaaaagtaataataaaatattctaaaCCCCATAACCGGTCATAAGTTTTGGGCAATGACCGACTTATTTGATAATCTCATTTGTCAAATGAGGTTATGCCATTTGGCATTTTGTCATCAAAaagtataataaaaaataataaaagaataaa
It contains:
- the LOC130991731 gene encoding F-box/LRR-repeat protein At3g26922-like isoform X2, which codes for MASSHFPRIPDSYDRLSELPDSLILSILSLLPSTRDVVRTTILSKRWKDLWTTVPCLVFRNENPEFICGVVAQWRGAKLLRFHLRCWDSLSTSSDVESWLLFAVEKQVEELTLYTNYIPYYRPQSLYSCSSITTLHLQYCSLEIEGSVQLNQLETLSILAPFPSWADGINKILLGAPRLENMSLSSVEIDGNFNITSRSLETLIIRYAKIKGVITISAPNLLTLRIHVYTYNGASFLCNVPSLTEACFEKYYGADDRHFDPFYQLLRSVCHVKKVTLTLLNIKLLLSLKKKKDMVVLFPNAEVLKHTSLSNHVGLLDVLDLLELFPKLKMLSFHRLQQGLKDFNTINAETAFPISSLIHLKRVDMTWDADDPSIIPFIEILLENAPSLDEMVFRLRKCRDARKVLLMVEEKVRGMPRSSPTAKVIILEKLSINQTRL
- the LOC130991731 gene encoding F-box/LRR-repeat protein At3g26922-like isoform X1, yielding MASSHFPRIPDSYDRLSELPDSLILSILSLLPSTRDVVRTTILSKRWKDLWTTVPCLVFRNENPEFICGVVAQWRGAKLLRFHLRCWDSLSTSSDVESWLLFAVEKQVEELTLYTNYIPYYRPQSLYSCSSITTLHLQYCSLEIEGSVQLNQLETLSILAPFPSWADGINKILLGAPRLENMSLSSVEIDGNFNITSRSLETLIIRYAKIKGVITISAPNLLTLRIHVYTYNGASFLCNVPSLTEACFEKYYGADDRHFDPFYQLLRSVCHVKKVTLTLLNIKLLLSLKKKKDMVVLFPNAEVLKHTSLTNAEVLKHTSLSNHVGLLDVLDLLELFPKLKMLSFHRLQQGLKDFNTINAETAFPISSLIHLKRVDMTWDADDPSIIPFIEILLENAPSLDEMVFRLRKCRDARKVLLMVEEKVRGMPRSSPTAKVIILEKLSINQTRL
- the LOC130991735 gene encoding F-box/LRR-repeat protein At3g26922-like isoform X1, which translates into the protein MDLWQSYGHCDRLSAFPDSLILMILSLLETRYVVRTTLLSKRWRDLWTTVPRLKFVRDNQHFICGVLANWRGAKIVSFYISLIIYSARASDLDSWLLFAVEKQVEELYVDFGTNVRYRPPQRLYSCSSITELHLACSLLEIEGSVQWNRLKSLFIEVPNSSCADAMNKILLGAPHLEKMILSIGKITENFSIRSTSLKKLIIHNRHWRVDVDIMALLRIWAPNLLTLRIWRANVVNGGSCLFNVPSLTRASFSRFCEVYDPPLETFYYLLRSICHVKKLKLSALILKLLLASKKKDMVVQFPNAEYLRHQGMDARGHLDLLELLDLLEMFPKLKMLFIFQFRLLQDFNPIVETTFPRPSLLHLNTIVIIWSAKDPSIIPFIEILLQNAPFLHTLVLRLIKSEDDRRSFLMVEEKVRSMPRSSPAAEVVVVELN
- the LOC130991735 gene encoding F-box/LRR-repeat protein At3g26922-like isoform X2, with the protein product MDLWQSYGHCDRLSAFPDSLILMILSLLETRYVVRTTLLSKRWRDLWTTVPRLKFVRDNQHFICGVLANWRGAKIVSFYISLIIYSARASDLDSWLLFAVEKQVEELYVDFGTNVRYRPPQRLYSCSSITELHLACSLLEIEGSVQWNRLKSLFIEVPNSSCADAMNKILLGAPHLEKMILSIGKITENFSIRSTSLKKLIIHNRHWRVDVDIMALLRIWAPNLLTLRIWRANVVNGGSCLFNVPSLTRASFSRFCEVYDPPLETFYYLLRSICHVKKLKLSALILKLLLASKKKDMVVQFPNAEYLRHQGMDARGHLDLLELLDLLEMFPKLKMLFIFQFRDFNPIVETTFPRPSLLHLNTIVIIWSAKDPSIIPFIEILLQNAPFLHTLVLRLIKSEDDRRSFLMVEEKVRSMPRSSPAAEVVVVELN